In the Engystomops pustulosus chromosome 2, aEngPut4.maternal, whole genome shotgun sequence genome, one interval contains:
- the LOC140119032 gene encoding monocarboxylate transporter 1-like — MPPAVGGPMGYTPPEGGWGWAVVVGAFVSIGFSYAFPKSITVFFKDIEVIFGATSSQVSWISSIMLAVMYAGGPISSVLVNKYGSRPIMIAGGLLAGTGLIAASFCNTVSELYFCIGVIGGFGLAFNLNPALTMIGKYFFKRRPIANGLAMAGSPVFLSTLAPLNQYFYSIFGWRGSFLILGGLLLNCCVAGSLMRPIGPKPDDMKKKATKEVLEEAGKCASKEDGDANKDLIDGKAKTKPTCFQTINKFLDFSLFTHRGFLIYLSGHTIMFFGLFAPLVFLSNYAKSKNISNERAAFLLSILAFVDMIARPSMGLVANTKWVRPKVQYFFAVAVLYNGVCHLLAPLSSDYVGFAVYAAFFGFAFGWLSSVLFETLMDLVGPQRFSSAVGLVTIVECCPVLLGPPVLGKLHDMYGDYKYTYQACGVVLIISSIYLIIGMTIHYRLLAKEQKAEEQKRSQEANGGEAECKTNNELSVIPQNSDEVVKEQESNI, encoded by the exons ATGCCACCTGCAGTCGGAGGACCTATGGGTTACACCCCACCTGAAGGAGGCTGGGGGTGGGCTGTAGTGGTTGGAGCTTTTGTGTCCATTGGCTTCTCTTACGCCTTTCCAAAATCCATAACAGTGTTCTTTAAGGATATAGAAGTGATATTTGGAGCAACAAGTAGTCAGGTCTCCTGGATTTCTTCTATTATGTTGGCGGTGATGTATGCTGGAG gtcccATAAGCAGTGTGCTGGTGAATAAATATGGGAGCAGACCTATCATGATAGCTGGTGGTCTTCTTGCAGGCACTGGCTTAATTGCAGCTTCATTCTGTAATACTGTGAGTgagctgtatttctgtattgGAGTTATTggag GATTTGGTTTGGCTTTTAACTTGAATCCAGCACTAACCATGATTGGCAAATATTTCTTTAAGAGGAGACCAATAGCTAATGGACTCGCCATGGCAGGAAGCCCTGTATTTTTGTCTACACTCGCTCCCCTGAATCAGTATTTTTATAGCATCTTTGGATGGAGAGGAAGCTTCCTTATCTTGGGTGGTCTTCTGCTGAATTGTTGTGTAGCAGGCTCCTTAATGCGTCCCATTGGACCAAAACCTGATGACATGAAAAAGAAAGCGACTAAGGAGGTTTTGGAAGAAGCAGGAAAGTGTGCCTCAAaagaagatggtgatgctaacaAAGATCTAATTGACGGCAAAGCCAAAACGAAGCCAACCTGCTTTCAGACAATCAACAAATTTTTGGACTTTTCTCTATTTACACATCGTGGATTTTTGATTTACCTTTCTGGCCACACCATTATGTTCTTTGGACTATTTGCCCCTTTAGTTTTCCTCAGCAATTATGCAAAAAGCAAGAATATTTCCAATGAGCGTGCAGCCTTCTTGCTTTCTATCCTTGCTTTTGTAGATATGATTGCAAGACCGTCCATGGGGTTAGTCGCAAATACTAAGTGGGTGAGACCAAAGGTGCAGTATTTCTTTGCTGTTGCTGTGCTTTACAATGGTGTTTGCCACCTTTTGGCTCCTCTATCATCAGATTATGTTGGTTTTGCTGTATACGCTGCCTTCTTTGGATTTGCTTTTGGTTGGCTTAGCTCTGTCCTCTTTGAAACTTTGATGGACTTGGTTGGACCACAGAGATTTTCAAGTGCTGTCGGATTGGTAACTATTGTCGAATGTTGCCCTGTGCTCCTTGGACCACCTGTTTTAG GTAAACTTCATGATATGTATGGAGACTACAAGTACACTTACCAGGCTTGTGGGGTAGTGCTGATCATTTCTTCAATATACCTCATTATTGGAATGACCATCCATTACAGACTCCTAGCAAAAGAGCAAAAAGCAGAAGAGCAAAAGAGAAGCCAGGAGGCAAATGGTGGAGAAGCTGAATGCAAAACCAACAATGAACTCTCAGTCATTCCTCAGAATTCCGATGAAGTGGTGAAAGAGCAGGAAAGCAACATATGA